The bacterium genome segment CGTAGGGCTGATACTGTGCGCCCTTCAGGGTCCCGTCCTCGATTTCCACGAAGAGCGCCCCCCAGCCGGTGAGCGCCATGCCGCGCCCGTAGACGAAGTCCAGCCAGCCCTCCCGGACTTGCCCCGCCTTGGCGCGCAGGTACTGGGCCATCCGTAGGACGCTCTCGGGAGCGACGGCGGGCTCGGCCCGGACCACCCAGACCACGGTGCCGGGGTCGTGGACCGCCTCCAGCTCCATCATCCGCATCGTTTCCGAGACGTCGCCGAACTCCGTCAGGCGGGCCGCGGCGGCGTTGATGACGCCCGTGTCGGCGTGGGGCAGCGGGATTAAGGCAATCTCGTTGCAGCAGCCCTCGAAGGGGATGAACTCCCGCGTCCACAGGATCCCGCCGGGCCAGCCGCAGACGAATTTGCCGTCGCAGTAGACGAGGTCCAGCCCCGAGTCCGGGCCGCCGACGTACACCTCGTACTCGTGGGCCAGAACCGCGGCGGGGAGGGCGAGAACGACGAGCGACAGGACGAGCCGGCTGTGCATTTTTCTCCTTGGACGTCAGGGGAGCGCCAGGGGTGTCTCTTCGGATTGCGTCAGCGAGAGGAAAAGAAGCACCCCGGACTCGGTGGTCAGGTTGGCGGTGATGGCCCCGGACGAGAGTGGATCGGCGTGGAGCCTGGAGGCGTGGATGCCGGTCAGCTCGGCGGCGTGCTCCTGCATCAGGCGTTCCACGCCCGTGAGCATCTGGGGGCTCATCCCACCGTGAGTGGGCAGGGGCTCGATTTCCCAGACTATGGGCCGGGCACGGACCTCGTCGACCGGCGGCGGCGGCGTCTCCGGCCCCGGGGTCTCGAAGTGCAGCTCGGTGTAGAAGCTCACCGGCTCCGAGGGACCGCCCTCGCAGGAGAGGCCCAGGACAGCGGCAAAAAGAAGCGGTGGGAGAAGTCTCATGGTCCGCGGTCACTCCCCCATTTGAAGGCCTATTGTATAATCCCGCAGTGACGGCTGACAACCCCAAAAATTCCAGCGTGTTACCGCCGCCGGACGACGAGCTTTCCCCCCGGCGCAGGGTCCTCATCGCGCCCTTCGTCGGATTGATTTGGCTCTACCGGCGTCTCATTTCGCCGCTCTTCCCGCCCACGTGCCGCTTCGAGCCCACCTGCAGCGAGTACGCCGTGCTGGCGCTCAGGAAGTACGGCCTGGTGAAAGGACTCGGGAAGGCGATA includes the following:
- the yidD gene encoding membrane protein insertion efficiency factor YidD — its product is MAPFVGLIWLYRRLISPLFPPTCRFEPTCSEYAVLALRKYGLVKGLGKAIWRVLRCNPWGGSGYDPP